A region of Anopheles merus strain MAF chromosome 2R, AmerM5.1, whole genome shotgun sequence DNA encodes the following proteins:
- the LOC121588418 gene encoding pre-mRNA 3' end processing protein WDR33, producing MEFSQPPPSVDAAPSVQHFANPPPINRILSYQHPQPPKQQFNFYHHKPYHHFNGFRGGGPMSQDDFDGKRLRKSVMRKTVDYNASIIKALECRTWQRDHRDRRALQPESIYIPELLPPPSYMDNPSNAVTTRFVKTATNKMRCPIFTLAWTPEGRRLITGASSGEFTLWNGLMFNFETILQAHDVSVRTMVWSHNDNWMVTGDHGGFVKYWQSNMNNVKMFQAHKDPIRGISFSPSDAKFASCSDDGTVRVWDFLRCQEERVLRGHGADVKCVHWHPQKALIVSGSKDNQQPIKLWDPKCGQALATLHAHKSTVMDLKWNDNGNWLVTASRDHLLKLFDLRNLSEEVQVFRGHKKEASAVSWHPIHEGLFSSGGSDGSILFWNVGTDKEVGSIDMAHDSIVWTLAWHPLGHILCSGSNDHTVKFWTRNRPGDQMRDKYNLNTLPASLAGLDECELEEHIVIPGMGPEDKVDIVESIATKEAGPIPGLDLNLNSFNEKMREKKIPYSKPIPRNFQAQWNESSKLDDHSSTADEIKEVISQIVDRGPASPKKPLPTAISLYEHMIPVIPGSALEQAISDGTEALNRFIENGGIPQLRDIFPPIDEPEQSANGDEEQRPKPPAKRARLDVEPKFFYGPQPFMMDPPEQSRDSVHSADDSRSKDDVAFDPKLPSLLQLDVNPPVNVQFNTEDPVDVRANWKARDRDQQQREKRDLEEDKKIWKEYNDRNWDEDDNDDSVMVMEPPSGSSANRSDTPVSQNTNSNGQWVPDYDNDGPSGGPPPGMHGLAPWQLPNNGGNGGGGGGGGGGAGGGNNQHSGSMPPFGGGYGDEDGGRSMDAFNLQRPPPPIPGGPPPFGNLNPNPFAMMGGQNEEEGGYHQNNSNNNHHNSGNHRNDFNRNDDWRNDGGGGGHRGNHRNRGGGRDFRDDRGGGGGGGGGGGGRRDRRFGGRGRN from the exons ATGGAATTCTCACAGCCACCGCCGTCGGTCGATGCCGCACCGTCCGTGCAGCATTTCGCGAACCCTCCGCCCATCAACCGCATCCTGAGCTACCAGCATCCGCAGCCACCGAAGCAGCAGTTTAACTTCTACCACCACAAACCGTACCACCACTTCAATGGCTTCCGAGGCGGCGGCCCGATGTCGCAGGATGACTTCGATGGCAAGCGGCTCCGGAAGTCGGTTATGCGCAAAACGGTGGACTATAACGCGTCCATCATAAAGGCACTGGAG TGCCGAACCTGGCAGCGAGACCATCGTGACAGACGCGCGCTGCAGCCGGAAAGCATCTACATTCCCGAACTGCTGCCCCCGCCAAGCTACATGGACAATCCGAGCAACGCGGTCACGACGCGCTTCGTGAAGACGGCCACGAACAAGATGCGCTGCCCGATCTTTACCCTCGCCTGGACCCCGGAAGGGCGCCGTTTGATTACGGGCGCAAGCTCCGGCGAGTTTACGCTATGGAACGGGCTCATGTTTAACTTTGAGACAATTCTGCAG GCACACGATGTGTCGGTGCGTACGATGGTTTGGTCACACAACGACAACTGGATGGTGACCGGCGACCACGGCGGATTCGTCAAGTACTGGCAGTCGAACATGAACAACGTCAAGATGTTCCAGGCCCACAAGGACCCGATACGTGGAATCAG CTTTAGTCCGTCGGATGCTAAGTTTGCGAGCTGCAGCGATGACGGCACGGTGCGGGTGTGGGATTTTCTACGCTGCCAGGAGGAACGGGTACTGCGAGGCCACGGTGCGGACGTAAAGTGTGTTCACTGGCATCCGCAGAAGGCGCTGATCGTGTCGGGAAGCAAGGACAACCAGCAACCGATCAAGCTGTGGGATCCCAAGTGTGGTCAAGCGTTAGCAACACT ACACGCTCACAAGTCGACGGTGATGGATTTGAAGTGGAACGATAACGGCAATTGGCTGGTAACGGCGTCCCGGGACCACCTGTTGAAGCTGTTCGATTTGCGGAATCTCAGCGAGGAGGTTCAGGTGTTCCGAGGGCACAAGAAGGAAGCGAGTGCGGTATCGTGGCACCCGATACACGAGGGTCTGTTCTCATCCGGTGGGTCCGATGGGTCGATCCTCTTCTGGAACGTTGG AACGGACAAGGAGGTGGGCAGCATCGACATGGCGCACGACAGTATCGTCTGGACGCTGGCGTGGCATCCGCTCGGGCACATCCTATGCTCTGGGTCGAACGATCACACGGTAAAGTTCTGGACGCGCAACCGGCCCGGCGACCAGATGCGAGACAAGTACAACCTCAACACGCTGCCCGCCAGCTTGGCCGGGCTGGATGAGTGCGAGCTGGAGGAACACATCGTCATTCCGGGCATGGGTCCGGAGGACAAGGTGGACATCGTGGAAAGCATTGCCACGAAGGAGGCGGGCCCCATTCCGGGCTTGGATCTCAACCTGAACAGCTTCAATGAGAAGATGCGCGAAAAGAAGATACCGTACAGCAAGCCCATTCCGCGCAACTTCCAGGCCCAGTGGAACGAGTCAAGCAAGCTTGACGATCACTCATCGACAGCGGACGAGATTAAGGAGGTGATTTCGCAGATCGTCGACAGGGGACCGGCCTCGCCGAAGAAGCCGCTGCCGACCGCTATTTCGCTGTACGAGCATATGATCCCGGTGATAC CGGGCAGCGCCTTGGAGCAAGCGATAAGCGACGGCACGGAAGCGCTGAACCGTTTCATCGAGAATGGTGGGATTCCGCAGCTGCGCGACATATTCCCACCGATCGACGAACCGGAACAGTCGGCGAACGGTGACGAAGAGCAGCGTCCAAAACCGCCCGCTAAACGAGCGCGGCTCGACGTCGAACCAAAGTTCTTTTACGGCCCGCAGCCGTTCATGATGGATCCTCCTGAGCAGTCGCGCGACTCGGTCCACTCAGCGGACGATTCTCGCTCGAAGGACGACGTGGCGTTCGATCCGAAGCTTCCGTCGCTTCTACAGCTCGACGTAAACCCGCCCGTGAACGTGCAGTTCAACACGGAGGACCCGGTAGATGTGCGCGCCAACTGGAAGGCACGCGATCgtgaccagcagcagcgcgagaAGCGTGATCTCGAGGAGGACAAAAAGATCTGGAAGGAGTACAACGATCGCAACTGGGACGAGGACGACAATGATGActcggtgatggtgatggaacCGCCCTCCGGCTCCTCGGCCAACCGGTCCGATACGCCGGTCAGCCAgaacaccaacagcaacggGCAGTGGGTGCCGGACTACGATAATGATGGTCCGTCGGGTGGTCCACCGCCCGGCATGCACGGGTTGGCCCCGTGGCAGCTGCCAAACAATGGTGGCAATGGgggaggcggtggtggtggtggtggtggtgccggcgGTGGCAATAACCAGCATTCGGGAAGCATGCCACCGTTCGGAGGTGGTTACGGTGATGAGGACGGTGGCCGATCGATGGACGCATTTAATCTACAACGACCTCCACCGCCGATTCCGGGAGGGCCGCCGCCGTTCGGTAACCTTAACCCGAATCCGTTCGCCATGATGGGTGGCCAGAACGAGGAGGAGGGTGGCTACcaccaaaacaacagcaacaacaatcacCACAATTCCGGCAATCATAGGAACGATTTTAACCGGAATGATGATTGGCGCAACGACGGTGGAGGTGGAGGCCATCGGGGCAACCACCGGAATCGGGGCGGGGGCAGAGACTTTCGGGACGAtcgaggtggtggtggtggtggtggtggaggtggaggtGGCCGACGCGATCGCCGGTTTGGTGGACGTGGACGGAATTGA
- the LOC121591165 gene encoding proteoglycan 4-like, with protein MPHGDSTSPRTGGRVEECGGEHSDEKDEETPSPSGWKNVSEDSIDGRKNVSSVSNINNSSSSSIYHNEESFVDKIRSNFSCMFSKLLPFRLSKDVIESSHNQQEVRRLSRSLATQTPEELGQVVHHSQNVPESNEFNNNKSLLCETAAKRRRLCESEGKTCDVPEPPKTLGRFNTVPAVQNRRLTGFLGNAHYRKRMQQQRHHGNIHKPLFGTPHLQPTRGRNDSFASSQRPSFKPSITAVAKSLTTGYIPPEYGGSPFYEGFTRYGGASAAQMLARYDPNSTAVTTLIRRKIPTENGSASSSRGSTVPYPSQRILAIVDKYATNRSDRTAAHSKATLCKSRSLPMVQPMRVPKREHSQETEQQLQRPLPPIVPLMEYTLPVQLGLQPPVPISPIERNKQSTPTGGKQTTKRTRIHAKPVKEPQLSKIQPVQLPNVQLPPLIKGLPQFDNIVPLKGRTLPVADNVREFKPNASDKETSVRKHDQKQTPPEKTESSTASTLLREINTFVFARPQLLGSWPPQLQDDPFPAATMKFKFAEPEPLHDDQPPVRSFKDLMADSGNRWACEVCMVRNEPHKKTCIACNSSMPKSKESKPKESKSSKESKPRESKAKESKPKESKAKESKSIELKSKESVSKELKSKDSKPKESKPKESNPKESKSKESKSKESKPKESKPKESKPKESKPKESQPKESKPKEPKPEEPKPKESKPKESKPKESQPKESKPNEPKPEEPKPEEPKPEEPKQHRSSRNTANTSKTTSSVTTNDSEPSKRWKCTACKVRNEPTVSICVSCAKKKSSSSSSRTNDRKDRSHKKESKPPTTEKTKP; from the exons GCCATCCGGATGGAAAAACGTTTCCGAAGACAGTATCGATGGCAGAAAGAATGTAAGCAGCGTCTCGAATataaacaacagcagcagcagcagcatctacCACAACGAAGAATCTTTTGTCGACAAAATTCGATCCAACTTTTCGTGCATGTTTTCAAAGCTGTTGCCGTTTCGTCTTTCAAAGGACGTCATTGAATCGTCGCATAATCAGCAGGAAGTGCGAAGATTATCCCGCAGCCTTGCAACGCAAACGCCAGAAGAGCTGGGGCAGGTGGTTCATCATTCACAGAATGTGCCCGAGTCGAATGagttcaacaataacaaaagccTCCTCTGTGAGACGGCTGCAAAACGTCGCCGACTGTGTGAAAGTGAAGGAAAAACGTGCGACGTTCCCGAGCCACCGAAGACTTTGGGCCGATTCAATACGGTGCCGGCTGTTCAAAACCGCCGCCTTACCGGTTTTCTTGGTAACGCACACTATCGCAAACgaatgcagcagcaacggcaccATGGCAATATACACAAGCCGCTGTTCGGTACCCCACATCTTCAACCTACCAGGGGGAGAAACGATTCCTTCGCTTCCTCCCAGCGTCCATCCTTCAAACCGTCCATTACCGCTGTGGCAAAATCGCTGACCACTGGTTATATTCCGCCGGAGTACGGAGGGTCACCGTTTTACGAAGGGTTTACTCGCTACGGTGGTGCATCCGCCGCACAAATGCTGGCCAGGTACGATCCTAATTCAACGGCAGTCACTACGCTGATAAGAAGAAAAATCCCAACAGAAAACGGATCGGCCTCCTCTTCCCGTGGCTCGACAGTTCCGTACCCTTCGCAACGAATACTTGCGATAGTGGATAAATATGCTACGAACAGATCGGACCGCACAGCAGCCCATTCGAAGGCGACACTGTGTAAGTCACGGTCCCTTCCAATGGTCCAACCAATGCGCGTGCCAAAGAGAGAACATTCTCAAGAGAcagagcagcagctgcaacgaCCACTGCCGCCGATTGTTCCCTTGATGGAGTACACGCTCCCGGTACAGCTCGGACTCCAACCTCCGGTGCCGATCAGTCCTATAGagcgaaacaaacaaagcacacCGACCGGTGGCAAGCAGACAACGAAAAGAACACGGATACATGCAAAACCGGTAAAGGAACCCCAGCTGTCCAAGATACAGCCGGTCCAGCTCCCAAACGTACAGCTACCCCCGCTGATCAAAGGGTTGCCACAGTTTGATAACATCGTACCATTAAAAGGTCGCACACTTCCGGTGGCCGATAACGTGCGTGAGTTTAAACCTAACGCAAGCGACAAAGAGACTAGCGTTCGAAAACATGATCAGAAACAGACACCACCAGAGAAAACAGAAAGTAGTACAGCCAGTACACTACTGCGTGAAATCAATACGTTTGTATTTGCACGACCGCAGCTACTCGGAAGCTGGCCACCTCAGCTGCAGGATGATCCATTTCCCGCTGCGACAATGAAGTTTAAATTTGCCGAGCCAGAGCCGTTGCATGATGACCAACCGCCGGTACGATCTTTCAAGGACCTGATGGCTGATTCCGGCAACAGATGGGCATGTGAGGTGTGTATGGTACGAAACGAACCACACAAGAAAACCTGCATCGCTTGTAACAGCTCTATGCCGAAGTCGAAAGAATCGAAACCGAAGGAGTCAAAATCATCAAAGGAGTCGAAACCGAGAGAATCGAAAGCGAAGGAGTCGAAACCGAAAGAATCGAAAGCGAAGGAGTCGAAATCAATAGAGTTGAAATCGAAGGAGTCGGTATCAAAAGAGTTGAAATCGAAGGATTCGAAACCGAAGGAATCGAAACCGAAAGAATCGAATCCGAAGGAGTCGAAATCGaaggagtcgaaatcaaaggaGTCGAAGCCTAAAGAATCAAAACCGAAGGAGTCGAAACCTAAAGAATCAAAACCGAAAGAGTCGCAACCGAAAGAGTCAAAACCGAAGGAACCGAAACCGGAGGAACCGAAACCGAAGGAGTCGAAACCTAAAGAATCAAAACCGAAGGAGTCGCAACCGAAAGAGTCAAAACCGAATGAACCGAAACCGGAGGAACCGAAACCGGAGGAACCGAAACCGGAGGAGCCGAAGCAGCACCGCAGCTCACGGAATACAGCTAACACCAGCAAAACTACGTCCAGCGTTACCACAAATGACAGTGAACCGTCTAAGCGGTGGAAATGCACGGCCTGCAAAGTGCGTAACGAACCAACTGTATCGATCTGTGTTTCCTGTGCCAAGAAGAAATCatccagcagtagcagcagaacGAACGATCGAAAAGATCGTAGTCACAAGAAAGAAAG CAAACCACCAACGACAGAAAAAACCAAGCCGTAA
- the LOC121588420 gene encoding WD repeat-containing protein 48 homolog has protein sequence MLTHKNNQGGRKKMQVAFVIRDAEEKRHRNGVNALQLDSINGRLYSAGRDGIIRLWNSTQTSSSEPYIQSMEHHNDWVNDIVLCCGGRNLISASCDTTVKVWNAHKGFCMSTLRTHRDYVQALAYAKDREQVASAGLDKAIFLWDVNTLTALTASNNTVTTSSISGSKDSIYSLAMNPSGTIIVSGSTENTLRIWDPRTCNKIAKLKGHTENVKALIVSEDGTQVVSGSSDGKIKLWSIGQQRCIQTISVHSEGVWCLLMTEGFSHVISGSRDRKIIMTELRNPANSVLICEEQAPVLSMCYNIDQTGVWATTWNSDIRCWKLHKTEKLCNYSYSNSNSSINNGSGDGTSSSVAPAPASNSRAPTAVPTGTTTASSGKGYEVACIKGGAAIKRYHVLNDKRFMLTRDTDENVAIYDVLKIKKVEDLGKVDFEEEIKKRSQRIYVPNWFMVDLKTGMPMIVLGQDEIDCFAAWVSAEAGLPEHAEPGSDPKVNYGSLLLQALLEHWRPAPSHHHIQGGPVELENGCDGDVRGNEYFSVPKHTPIIFSEVGGRNVCRLLVKDAAGETESALLNDTVPSWVTNVVIDRTLPKFIKLPFYLLAHPSMLKQDRNKKERLIANEFIQCRKVCEHVLEKVLGSDLPTSDSNGNSNSSQNNSQSDGNSESSQIPAEERIELLCNEVLCDPNMDLRTVRHFIWKQSSDLTFHYRTKLN, from the exons ATGCTTACACACAAGAACAATCAAGGTGGACGGAAAAAGATGCAGGTGGCTTTCGTCATACGGGATGCTGAGGAAAAACGCCACCGAAATGGGGTGAATGCGCTGCAGCTGGACAGCATCAATGGCCGGTTGTATTCGGCCGGCAGAGACGGTATTATTCGCCTATGGAACTCGACACAGACTTCCTCCTCAGAGCCGTACATCCAGAGCATGGAGCATCACAACGATTGGGTGAACGATATCGTCTTATGCTGCGGGGGTCGTAACT TGATAAGCGCCAGTTGTGACACCACAGTGAAGGTGTGGAATGCACACAAAGGTTTTTGCATGTCGACTTTGCGCACGCACCGGGATTACGTGCAAGCACTTGCGTACGCAAAGGATCGCGAACAGGTTGCCAGCGCTGGATTGGACAAGGCAATATTTCTGTGGGACGTTAACACACTTACCGCACTGACTGCCTCCAATAACACAGTTACAA CATCCAGCATATCGGGATCGAAGGACTCAATCTACAGCTTGGCGATGAATCCGTCCGGGACGATCATTGTGAGCGGATCGACAGAAAACACGCTTCGAATTTGGGACCCGCGAACATGCAACAAGATCGCGAAACTGAAGGGACACACGGAAAACGTGAAAGCGCTAATCGTATCCGAGGATGGCACGCAGGTCGTGTCCGGCAGCTCGGATGGTAAGATCAAGCTGTGGAGCATCGGGCAGCAGCGCTGCATTCAAACCATTAGCGTGCACTCGGAAGGTGTTTGGTGTTTGCTGATGACGGAGGGCTTCTCACACGTGATCTCCGGTAGCCGGGATCGGAAGATCATTATGACAGAGTTACGGAATCCCGCGAACAGTGTTTTAATATGTGAAGAGCAGGCTCCCGTTCTGAGCATGTGCTACAATATTGACCAAACAGGCGTGTGGGCCACTACATGGAACTCTGACATTCGATGCTGGAAGCtacacaaaacggaaaaactgTGCAACTACAGCTActccaacagcaacagcagtatcAACAACGGCAGCGGTGATGGCACCTCCAGTTCTGtggcaccagcaccagcatctAACAGCAGAGCACCGACAGCAGTGCCTACCGGGACGACCACGGCTAGCTCGGGCAAGGGCTATGAGGTTGCTTGCATCAAAGGAGGCGCCGCCATCAAACGATACCACGTGCTAAACGATAAACGGTTCATGCTGACGAGGGATACGGACGAAAACGTGGCCATCTACGACGTGCTGAAGATAAAAAAGGTAGAGGATCTCGGAAAGGTGGACTTTGAGGAGGAAATTAAAAAGCGCAGCCAACGAATTTACGTACCGAATTGGTTCATGGTGGATTTAAAAACAGGA ATGCCAATGATAGTGCTAGGACAGGATGAAATCGATTGCTTCGCAGCATGGGTTTCGGCGGAAGCGGGCCTTCCAGAGCATGCGGAACCCGGGTCAGATCCAAAGGTGAACTATGGCAGTCTGTTGCTACAGGCGCTGCTGGAACATTGGCGACCTGCACCATCGCACCACCATATCCAGGGCGGGCCGGTTGAATTGGAAAACGGTTGTGATGGTGACGTTCGGGGCAATGAATACTTCAGCGTGCCGAAGCATACTCCAATTATTTTTAGCGAAGTTGGTGGAAGGAATGTGTGCCGGCTGCTGGTAAAGGATGCTGCCGGTGAAACGGAAAGCGCACTGCTAAACGACACCGTCCCGTCGTGGGTGACCAATGTGGTCATCGATCGGACGCTACCCAAGTTCATAAAGCTTCCGTTTTATCTGCTGGCCCATCCATCGATGCTGAAGCAGGACCGCAACAAAAAG GAACGCTTGATAGCGAACGAGTTCATTCAATGTAGGAAAGTGTGTGAGCACGTGTTGGAGAAAGTACTGGGCTCCGATTTGCCAACGAGCGACAGTAATGGCAACTCCAACTCTTCGCAAAATAACAGTCAAAGTGATGGTAACTCCGAAAGCAGTCAGATACCTGCCGAGGAACGAATCGAGCTATTGTGTAATGAGGTG CTGTGTGATCCCAACATGGACCTTCGTACAGTGAGGCATTTTATTTGGAAACAGTCATCGGATCTAACTTTCCACTACCGGACGAAATTAAACTAA